The proteins below come from a single Tachysurus fulvidraco isolate hzauxx_2018 chromosome 26, HZAU_PFXX_2.0, whole genome shotgun sequence genomic window:
- the LOC125140284 gene encoding TBC1 domain family member 8B-like — translation MRNQAFRTFFRLPCNENLCEVHECLLWLPFSHIHTLGKICVSERYACFSSQDGNQCTVIIPLCEVVSVEVLNRSSRSLSVCVRGKRAFRFSEVRELDNLASTIRKCVTSSSPQHSHSAQLSLCDDEEEMMVGQVPVPVSAVSTEALMNVFHPHDVENLDPKMLKERMKEQSWQIHFAEYGRGSAMFRTRKTRELVTRGLPETLRGELWMLFSGAVNEMATHPGYYASLVDESVCVSSSIACDEIERDLHRSLPEHPAFQSDRGISALRRVLTAYANHNPAIGYCQAMNILASVLLLYASEEEAFWLLVSVCERMLPDYFNRRIIGALVDQAVFEEMMRDHLSQLTDHMTELSFLSSLSLSWFLTLFISVLPIESSVSVLDCFFHDGIRFILQLALTVIHHNMSHLLRCHDDAEAVTALNRFFDGVVNKDSPLPASVQQATAATNHSADLDTVDISDIIREAYERFSDITWEDVENMRKRNKLYVIHTLEETTKQNVLRVVAQDVKFDICQLEELYFLFKRQHFLSCYWSVCSPSLQNHDPSLPYLDQYQLDLDQFSSLFNLLLPWKHAHKHTLVHSAFRLADDNRDGLVNFKEFICLLDILYNGSFTEKLKFLFKLHLPQDAPVCKALRSHVPPVPAEGLSLSTRLSEHADDGVIRKSPERARGKVDLQEYLKQWQDELQKKEENIKDLPRIKQTEFVLLSKTLYNIFHGDEEEELLYRAVARVTSLLLRMEEAGRKLQNSPSRPAPQATPQAPQATPQAPQATPQAPQATPQAPQATPQAPQATPQAPQATPQAPQAATQAPQATPQAPQAATQAPQATSVTQQAGNTSAQTPPLSTDHSPSHDSGSASSATSSPTGTGSSAKTTPPDTPSPPDGDSDWSFSFEQILASLLNEPCVVSFFERITDIHTVIMYAHTHQLTCAL, via the exons ATGAGGAATCAGGCTTTCCGAACCTTTTTTCGTCTTCCTTGCAATGAAAATCTGTGTGAAGTGCACGAGTGTTTACTCTGGCTGCCGTTcagccacatacacacacttgggaagatctgtgtgtctgagagataTGCATGCTTCTCTAGCCAAGATGGAAACCAGTGTACTGTCATTATACcactgtgtgag gtTGTGAGCGTGGAGGTCCTGAATCGCAGCAGTCgttcactgagtgtgtgtgtacgtggtAAACGAGCTTTCCGTTTCTCGGAGGTTCGTGAATTGGACAATTTGGCCTCCACCATTCGCAagtgtgtgacatcatcaagTCCTCAACATTCCCATAGTGCTCAG ctctctctgtgtgatgatgaggaggagatgATGGTGGGTCAGGTTCCAGTCCCGGTTTCAGCCGTCAGCACTGAGGCTCTGATGAATGTTTTCCATCCACATGATGTTGAAAATCTTGACCCAAAAATG CTGAAGGAGCGAATGAAGGAGCAGTCGTGGCAGATCCATTTTGCAGAGTATGGCAGAGGAAGTGCCATGTTCCGCACCAGGAAAACGAGAGAGCTCGTCACCCGCGGACTTCCAGAGACACTGCGTGGAGAACTGTGGATGCtcttctcag gtgcagtTAACGAAATGGCCACACACCCTGGGTATTATGCGTCTCTGGTggatgaaagtgtgtgtgttagcagttCGATAGCGTGTGATGAGATTGAGCGTGACCTGCACCGGTCGCTCCCTGAACACCCGGCTTTCCAGAGTGACCGTGGGATATCGGCACTGCGCAGGGTGCTAACAGCATATGCTAATCACAACCCTGCTATCGGCTACTGtcag gcCATGAATATCTTGGCATCTGTGTTGCTGCTGTATGCGAGTGAGGAGGAGGCCTTCTGGCTgctagtgtctgtgtgtgagaggatgCTGCCAGATTACTTCAACCGTAGAattatcg gtgcccTGGTGGACCAGGCAGTGTTTGAGGAGATGATGCGTGATCACTTGTCCCAGCTGACGGATCACATGACCGAACTGTCCTTCCTCTCGTCACTGTCGTTGTCATGGTTTCTGACCCTCTTCATCAGTGTGTTACCGATCGAGAGCTCGGTCAGCGTGCTCGACTGTTTCTTCCACGATGGGATCCGATTCATCCTCCAGCTCGCCCTCACTGTCATACACCACAACATGTCCCACCTCCTCCGCTGCCATGACGACGCTGAGGCTGTCACTGCACTCAACAG gtttTTTGATGGTGTGGTGAATAAGGACAGCCCACTTCCAGCTTCTGTACAGCAGGCCACTGCAGCGACCAATCACAGCGCAGATCTGGATACTGTCGACATCAGCGACATCATCAGAGAGGCCTacgag agatTCAGTGATATTACCTGGGAGGATGTGGAGAACATGCGCAAGCGCAACAAACTGTATGTCATTCACACACTTGAAGAGAcgacaaaacaaaatgtt TTGCGAGTTGTTGCTCAGGATGTGAAGTTTGACATCTGTCAGCTGGAGGAGCTGTACTTCCTGTttaag aggcaGCACTTCCTCAGCTGTTACTGGTCAGTGTGCAGTCCGTCACTGCAGAACCATGACCCGAGTCTGCCGTATCTTGATCAGTACCAACTGGACCTGGACCAGTTCAGCTCACTCTTCAACTtgctgttaccatggaaacatgcacataaacacactctggTGCACTCAGCCTTTCGGCTTGCCGACGACAACAGAGACGGACTCGTCAACTTTAAGGAATTCATATGCTTGCTGG acATCCTCTACAATGGCTCGTTTACAGAAAAGCTGAAGTTTCTCTTTAAGCTTCATCTCCCTCAAG ATGCTCCTGTCTGTAAGGCTTTAAGGTCTCATGTCCctcctgtccctgctgaaggtctctctctctctactcgtCTTTCTG aaCATGCTGATGATGGAGTGATAAGGAAAAGTCCAGAAAGAG ctcgtGGTAAAGTGGATCTGCAGGAGTACCTGAAACAGTGGCAGGATGAGTTACAAAAGAAAGAGGAGAACATCAAAGACCTACCTCGAATTAAACAg acagAGTTTGTCCTCCTGTCTAAGACTCTGTACAACATTTTCCATGGcgatgaggaggaggagcttctGTATCGTGCTGTTGCTCGCGTAACCAGCTTGTTGCTCCGAATGGAGGAGGCAGGGAGAAAACTGCAGAACAGCCCATCGAGACCCGCACCACAGGCCACACCCCAAGCACCACAGGCCACACCCCAAGCACCACAGGCCACACCCCAAGCACCACAGGCCACACCCCAAGCACCACAGGCCACACCCCAAGCACCACAGGCCACACCCCAAGCACCACAGGCCACACCCCAAGCACCACAGGCCGCAACCCAAGCACCACAGGCCACACCCCAAGCACCACAGGCCGCAACCCAAGCACCACAGGCCACATCCGTAACACAACAAGCAGGCAACACTTCCGCTCAGACACCCCCCCTGTCCACTGATCATTCCCCTTCTCATGATTCAGGCTCCGCCTCCTCAGCTACAAGCAGCCCTACAGGGACAGGCAGCTCAGCTAAGACCACACCCCCAGACACGCCCTCTCCTCCAGATGGGGACAGTGATTGGAGTTTTTCATTCGAACAGATTCTTGCCTCATTACTGAACGAACCCTGTGTTGTCAGCTTCTTTGAAAGgatcacagacatacacacagtcatcatgtacgcacacacacaccagctcacaTGTGCACtctga
- the LOC125140285 gene encoding gap junction alpha-3 protein-like: protein MGDWSSLGKLLESAQEHSTVVGKVWLSVLFIFRILVLGAAAEKVWGDEQSGFTCDTKQPGCQNVCYDRTFPISHIRFWVMQIIFVSVPTLIYLGHILHLLRMEDKQKRVDKDGAGKAGKVTTTIRDEQGKIRLQGALLRTYVFNVIFKTLLEVGFLVAQYFLYGFELKPMYTCSSWPCPNTVNCYISRPTEKTIFILFMLAVACVSLLLNLVEMYHLGFTKCRQGLRFRHSISDSSSKTPSEEAVIPFVASYPYYPAHAPPPEPQYKLPDTDGSFPAYGSRSAHKQNNDNLAVERITTETKADPAETKPDETRVKKTSSSAPGSPYYQRRPSYASRYSNNKSRLDDLKI, encoded by the coding sequence ATGGGTGATTGGAGCTCATTGGGGAAGTTGTTGGAGAGTGCTCAGGAACACTCCACTGTGGTGGGGAAGGTGTGGCTCTCTGTGCTCTTCATCTTCAGGATCCTGGTTCTGGGAGCAGCAGCAGAGAAGGTGTGGGGCGATGAGCAGTCAGGTTTCACCTGTGACACCAAGCAGCCTGGCTGTCAAAATGTCTGCTATGACCGAACCTTCCCCATCTCACACATCCGGTTTTGGGTCATGCAGATCATCTTTGTGTCAGTTCCCACGCTCATATACCTGGGACACATCCTGCACCTGCTGCGTATGGAGGACAAGCAGAAGCGTGTGGATAAGGATGGAGCTGGGAAAGCGGGAAAAGTAACAACAACCATTCGGGATGAACAGGGAAAGATCAGGCTGCAGGGAGCTCTGCTTCGCACGTATGTGTTCAATGTCATTTTCAAAACCCTGCTGGAGGTGGGCTTCCTGGTAGCACAGTACTTCCTATATGGCTTTGAGCTCAAGCCCATGTACACGTGCAGCAGCTGGCCATGTCCCAATACAGTAAACTGCTACATCTCACGCCCTACAGAGAAAACCATCTTCATCCTGTTCATGCTAGCTGTAGCATGTGTGTCACTTCTCCTAAATTTGGTGGAGATGTACCACCTTGGCTTCACCAAGTGTCGTCAGGGTCTCCGCTTTCGCCATTCGATCTCTGACTCTTCCTCCAAAACACCTAGTGAGGAAGCTGTTATTCCATTTGTTGCCAGTTACCCCTATTACCCTGCCCATGCCCCACCCCCTGAGCCTCAGTACAAACTCCCAGACACTGACGGCTCTTTTCCCGCGTACGGCAGTCGCTCCGCCCACAAACAGAACAACGATAACCTTGCCGTAGAGCGCATCACCACAGAGACCAAAGCTGACCCTGCAGAAACCAAACCTGATGAAACCAGGGTGAAGAAAACCTCAAGTTCTGCCCCTGGATCTCCGTATTACCAGCGCAGGCCGAGCTATGCTAGTCGCTATAGCAACAATAAGAGCCGACTGGACGATCTGAAAATttaa
- the LOC125140283 gene encoding gap junction beta-1 protein-like, with protein MNWVTFYAVISGGSRHSTALGRVWLSVLFVFRVLVLAVAAESVWSDEREQFTCNTQQPGCNSVCYDHFFPISHTRLWALQLILVSSATLLVHMHVVHRKHLQKKMRRHHPGSGELERIAARATEISGALWWTYILSLLVRVAFESAFLYLFYAIYPGYRMFRLVKCDAYPCPNIVDCFVSRPTEKTVFTIFMLAVSGVCVLLNIAEIIFLIAHAVSKHLNSSDQSHVGAWISHKLFSY; from the coding sequence ATGAACTGGGTGACATTCTACGCTGTGATCAGTGGTGGTAGTCGTCACTCCACGGCTCTGGGGCGAGTGTGGCTCTCGGTGCTCTTTGTGTTCCGTGTGTTGGTGTTGGCTGTGGCAGCGGAGAGCGTGTGGAGTGATGAGCGTGAGCAGTTCACATGTAACACGCAGCAGCCAGGCTGCAACAGCGTGTGCTACGACCACTTCTTTCCCATCTCACACACTCGCCTGTGGGCACTGCAGCTCATTCTGGTGTCCAGCGCCACCTTGCTAGTGCACATGCACGTCGTGCACCGGAAGCACCTGCAGAAAAAGATGCGGCGCCACCACCCAGGTTCAGGCGAGCTGGAACGAATTGCCGCACGTGCCACGGAGATTAGCGGTGCCCTCTGGTGGACGTACATCCTCAGCCTCTTGGTGCGTGTCGCTTTTGAGTCGGCCTTCCTCTACCTGTTCTATGCCATATACCCCGGATATCGGATGTTCCGGCTGGTCAAGTGCGATGCCTATCCGTGTCCCAACATCGTTGACTGTTTCGTCTCACGTCCCACTGAGAAAACTGTCTTCACCATCTTCATGCTGGCTGTCTCAGGTGTCTGTGTCCTCCTCAACATTGCAGAGATCATCTTCCTCATTGCCCACGCTGTGAGCAAACACCTGAACTCCAGCGACCAGTCGCATGTGGGAGCCTGGATCAGCCACAAACTGTTCTCCTACTAA
- the LOC113643869 gene encoding TBC1 domain family member 8B-like, producing MGFCINRACRVSSSPCLQSFISSVKLVFSWCEVSRLERSSSVLLTECIRVCVKEEDHYFSMFLRLQHTYELMQQLADYAVARMFDKETYDAQHPLRDPLHITQRSLEVHMRNQAFRTFFRLPCNENLCEVHECLLWLPFSHIHTLGKICVSERYACFSSQDGNQCTVIIPLCEVVSVEVLNRSSRSLSVCVRGKRAFRFSEVRELDNLASTIRKCVTSSSPQHSHSAQLSLCDDEEEMMVGQVPVPVSAVSTEALMNVFHPHDVENLDPKMLKERMKEQSWQIHFAEYGRGSAMFRTRKTRELVTRGLPETLRGELWMLFSGAVNEMATHPGYYASLVDESVCVSSSIACDEIERDLHRSLPEHPAFQSDRGISALRRVLTAYANHNPAIGYCQAMNILASVLLLYASEEEAFWLLVSVCERMLPDYFNRRIIGALVDQAVFEEMMRDHLSQLTDHMTELSFLSSLSLSWFLTLFISVLPIESSVSVLDCFFHDGIRFILQLALTVIHHNMSHLLRCHDDAEAVTALNRFFDGVVNKDSPLPASVQQATAATNHSADLDTVDISDIIREAYERFSDITWEDVENMRKRNKLYVIHTLEETTKQNVLRVVAQDVKFDICQLEELYFLFKRQHFLSCYWSVCSPSLQNHDPSLPYLDQYQLDLDQFSSLFNLLLPWKHAHKHTLVHSAFRLADDNRDGLVNFKEFICLLEHADDGVIRKSPERARGKVDLQEYLKQWQDELQKKEENIKDLPRIKQTEFVLLSKTLYNIFHGDEEEELLYRAVARVTSLLLRMEEAGRKLQNSPSRPAPQATPQAPQATPQAPQATPQAPQATPQAPQATPQAPQAAPQAPQATPQAPQATPQAPQATPQAPQATPQAPQATPQAPQATPQAPQAAPQAISVTQQAGNTSAQTPPLSTDHSPSHDSGSASSATSSPTGTGSSAQTTPPDTPSPPDGDSDWSFSFEQILASLLNEPCVVSFFERITDIHTVIMYAHTHQLTCAL from the exons ATGGGATTCTGTAtt AATAGAGCATGTCGTGTGTCCTCATCCCCATGTTTACAATCATTTATCTCCTCAGTGAAGTTGGTGTTCTCCTGGTGTGAGGTGAGCAGATTGGAGCGGTCCTCGAGTGTGTTGTTAACAGAgtgtatccgtgtgtgtgtaaaagaagaGGATCATTACTTCTCCATGTTCCTGCGGCTGCAGCACACATATGAGCTCATGCAGCAACTCGCTGACTATGCCGTTGCACGTATGTTTGACAAAGAGACATACGATGCACAGCACCCTCTTAGGGACCCGCTACACATTACGCAAAG GTCTCTGGAGGTGCACATGAGGAATCAGGCTTTCCGAACCTTTTTTCGTCTTCCTTGCAATGAAAATCTGTGTGAAGTGCACGAGTGTTTACTCTGGCTGCCGTTcagccacatacacacacttgggaagatctgtgtgtctgagagataTGCATGCTTCTCTAGCCAAGATGGAAACCAGTGTACTGTCATTATACcactgtgtgag gtTGTGAGCGTGGAGGTCCTGAATCGCAGCAGTCgttcactgagtgtgtgtgtacgtggtAAACGAGCTTTCCGTTTCTCGGAGGTTCGTGAATTGGACAATTTGGCCTCCACCATTCGCAagtgtgtgacatcatcaagTCCTCAACATTCCCATAGTGCTCAG ctctctctgtgtgatgatgaggaggagatgATGGTGGGTCAGGTTCCAGTCCCGGTTTCAGCCGTCAGCACTGAGGCTCTGATGAATGTTTTCCATCCACATGATGTTGAAAATCTTGACCCAAAAATG CTGAAGGAGCGAATGAAGGAGCAGTCGTGGCAGATCCATTTTGCAGAGTATGGCAGAGGAAGTGCCATGTTCCGCACCAGGAAAACGAGAGAGCTCGTCACCCGCGGACTTCCAGAGACACTGCGTGGAGAACTGTGGATGCtcttctcag gtgcagtTAACGAAATGGCCACACACCCTGGGTATTATGCGTCTCTGGTggatgaaagtgtgtgtgttagcagttCGATAGCGTGTGATGAGATTGAGCGTGACCTGCACCGGTCGCTCCCTGAACACCCGGCTTTCCAGAGTGACCGTGGGATATCGGCACTGCGCAGGGTGCTAACAGCATATGCTAATCACAACCCTGCTATCGGCTACTGtcag GCCATGAATATCTTGGCATCTGTGTTGCTGCTGTATGCGAGTGAGGAGGAGGCCTTCTGGCTgctagtgtctgtgtgtgagaggatgCTGCCAGATTACTTCAACCGTAGAattatcg gtgcccTGGTGGACCAGGCAGTGTTTGAGGAGATGATGCGTGATCACTTGTCCCAGCTGACGGATCACATGACCGAACTGTCCTTCCTCTCGTCACTGTCGTTGTCATGGTTTCTGACCCTCTTCATCAGTGTGTTACCGATCGAGAGCTCGGTCAGCGTGCTCGACTGTTTCTTCCACGATGGGATCCGATTCATCCTCCAGCTCGCCCTCACTGTCATACACCACAACATGTCCCATCTCCTCCGCTGCCATGACGACGCTGAGGCTGTCACTGCACTCAACAG gtttTTTGATGGTGTGGTGAATAAGGACAGCCCACTTCCAGCTTCTGTACAGCAGGCCACTGCAGCGACCAATCACAGCGCAGATCTGGATACTGTCGACATCAGCGACATCATCAGAGAGGCCTacgag agatTCAGTGATATTACCTGGGAGGATGTGGAGAACATGCGCAAGCGCAACAAACTGTATGTCATTCACACACTTGAAGAGAcgacaaaacaaaatgtt TTGCGAGTTGTTGCTCAGGATGTGAAGTTTGACATCTGTCAGCTGGAGGAGCTGTACTTCCTGTttaag aggcaGCACTTCCTCAGCTGTTACTGGTCAGTGTGCAGTCCGTCACTGCAGAACCATGACCCGAGTCTGCCGTATCTTGATCAGTACCAACTGGACCTGGACCAGTTCAGCTCACTCTTCAACTtgctgttaccatggaaacatgcacataaacacactctggTGCACTCAGCCTTTCGGCTTGCCGACGACAACAGAGACGGACTCGTCAACTTTAAGGAATTCATATGCTTGCTGG aaCATGCTGATGATGGAGTGATAAGGAAAAGTCCAGAAAGAG ctcgtGGTAAAGTGGATCTGCAGGAGTACCTGAAACAGTGGCAGGATGAGTTACAAAAGAAAGAGGAGAACATCAAAGACCTACCTCGAATTAAACag acagAGTTTGTCCTCCTGTCTAAGACTCTGTACAACATTTTCCATGGcgatgaggaggaggagcttctGTATCGTGCTGTTGCTCGCGTAACCAGCTTGTTGCTCCGAATGGAGGAGGCAGGGAGAAAACTGCAGAACAGCCCATCGAGACCCGCACCACAGGCCACACCCCAAGCACCACAGGCCACACCCCAAGCACCACAGGCCACACCCCAAGCACCACAGGCCACACCCCAAGCACCACAGGCCACACCCCAAGCACCACAGGCCGCACCCCAAGCACCACAGGCCACACCCCAAGCACCACAGGCCACACCCCAAGCACCACAGGCCACACCCCAAGCACCACAGGCCACACCCCAAGCACCACAGGCCACACCCCAAGCACCACAGGCCACACCCCAAGCACCACAGGCCGCACCACAGGCCATATCCGTAACACAACAAGCAGGCAACACTTCCGCTCAGACACCCCCCCTGTCCACCGATCATTCCCCTTCTCATGATTCAGGCTCCGCCTCCTCAGCTACAAGCAGCCCTACAGGGACAGGCAGCTCAGCTCAGACCACACCCCCAGACACGCCCTCTCCTCCAGATGGGGACAGTGATTGGAGTTTTTCATTCGAACAGATTCTTGCCTCATTACTGAACGAACCCTGTGTTGTCAGCTTCTTTGAGAGgatcacagacatacacacagtcatcatgtacgcacacacacaccagctcacaTGTGCACtctga